A genomic window from Pseudocitrobacter corydidari includes:
- the rihC gene encoding ribonucleoside hydrolase RihC: protein MRLPIILDTDPGIDDAAAIAAALFAPELDLQLMTTVAGNVSVEKTTRNALQLLHFWEANVPLAQGAAKPLVRPLRDAAYVHGQSGMEGYDFMEHQRQPLEKPAFIAIRDALMHSPEPVTLVAIGPLTNIALLLSQYPECQFNIRRLVIMGGSAGRGNFTPNAEFNIAIDPEAAAQVFQSGLEIVMCGLDVTNQAVLTPDYLATLPTLNKTGKMLHSLFSHYRSGSMQSGLRMHDLCAIAWLVRPELFTLKPCFVAVETQGTYTAGTTVVDIEGRLGQPANVQVALGLDVDGFRAWVAEMFRLAP, encoded by the coding sequence ATGCGCCTGCCGATTATTCTTGATACCGACCCCGGCATCGACGATGCCGCCGCCATTGCGGCTGCGTTGTTTGCCCCGGAACTGGATCTCCAGCTAATGACGACTGTGGCGGGCAACGTTTCCGTCGAAAAGACCACGCGTAACGCTCTCCAGTTGCTGCATTTCTGGGAGGCTAACGTTCCGCTGGCTCAGGGGGCGGCAAAGCCGCTGGTGCGCCCGCTGCGCGATGCGGCCTATGTGCACGGGCAGTCCGGCATGGAAGGTTACGATTTTATGGAACATCAGCGCCAGCCGCTGGAGAAACCGGCGTTTATCGCCATTCGCGATGCGCTGATGCACTCACCTGAACCTGTCACGCTGGTCGCCATCGGCCCACTCACCAATATCGCGCTGCTGCTCTCTCAGTATCCGGAGTGCCAGTTTAATATTCGTCGCCTGGTGATTATGGGTGGATCTGCCGGGCGCGGTAATTTCACGCCAAACGCCGAATTCAACATCGCTATCGACCCGGAAGCCGCTGCGCAGGTATTCCAGAGCGGGTTAGAAATTGTGATGTGCGGCCTGGATGTGACTAACCAGGCGGTACTAACGCCGGATTATCTGGCAACCCTCCCGACGCTCAACAAAACCGGCAAAATGCTGCATTCGCTGTTCAGCCACTACCGCAGCGGCAGTATGCAAAGCGGCCTGCGCATGCACGATCTCTGCGCTATCGCGTGGCTGGTGCGACCGGAACTGTTTACCCTGAAACCGTGCTTTGTTGCCGTCGAGACGCAGGGAACCTACACCGCCGGTACCACCGTGGTGGATATTGAGGGCCGACTCGGCCAACCGGCGAATGTGCAGGTTGCGCTGGGGTTGGATGTGGACGGATTCCGAGCGTGGGTGGCGGAGATGTTTCGCCTGGCGCCATAG
- the carA gene encoding glutamine-hydrolyzing carbamoyl-phosphate synthase small subunit, producing the protein MIKSALLVLEDGTQFHGRAIGATGSAVGEVVFNTSMTGYQEILTDPSYSRQIVTLTYPHIGNVGTNAADEESSQVHAQGLVIRDLPLIASNYRNTEDLSSYLKRHNIVAIADIDTRKLTRLLREKGAQNGCIIAGDNLDAALALEKARAFPGLNGMDLAKEVTTRESYSWTQGSWTLAEELPEAKKEEELPFHVVAYDFGAKRNILRMLVDRGCRLTIVPAQTSAEDVLKMNPDGVFLSNGPGDPAPCDYAITAIQKFLETDIPVFGICLGHQLLALASGAKTIKMKFGHHGGNHPVKDIDKNVVMITAQNHGFAVDEATLPANLRVTHKSLFDGTLQGIHRTDKPAFSFQGHPEASPGPHDAAPLFDHFIELIEQYRQSAK; encoded by the coding sequence TTGATTAAGTCAGCGCTATTGGTTCTGGAAGACGGAACCCAGTTTCACGGTCGGGCCATAGGGGCAACAGGTTCGGCGGTTGGGGAAGTCGTTTTCAATACTTCAATGACCGGTTATCAAGAAATCCTCACTGATCCTTCCTATTCTCGCCAAATCGTTACTCTTACTTATCCTCATATCGGCAATGTCGGCACCAATGCTGCTGACGAAGAGTCTTCTCAGGTTCATGCGCAGGGTCTGGTTATCCGCGACCTGCCGCTGATTGCCAGCAACTACCGCAATACTGAAGACCTTTCTTCCTACCTGAAACGTCATAACATCGTGGCGATTGCCGATATCGATACCCGTAAGCTGACGCGTCTGCTGCGCGAGAAGGGTGCACAGAACGGTTGCATCATCGCAGGGGATAACCTCGATGCGGCGCTGGCGCTGGAAAAAGCGCGTGCGTTCCCGGGCCTGAACGGAATGGACCTGGCGAAAGAAGTCACCACCCGCGAATCCTACAGCTGGACGCAGGGTAGCTGGACGCTGGCAGAAGAGCTGCCGGAAGCCAAAAAAGAAGAAGAGCTGCCATTCCACGTCGTTGCCTACGATTTTGGCGCGAAACGCAATATTCTGCGTATGCTGGTTGACCGTGGCTGCCGCCTGACCATCGTTCCGGCGCAAACTTCTGCGGAAGATGTGCTGAAGATGAACCCGGACGGTGTGTTCCTCTCCAACGGCCCAGGCGACCCGGCACCGTGTGATTACGCGATTACCGCGATTCAGAAATTCCTCGAAACCGACATTCCGGTCTTCGGCATCTGCCTTGGCCATCAGCTGCTGGCGCTGGCGAGCGGTGCGAAGACCATCAAGATGAAGTTCGGCCACCACGGCGGCAACCATCCGGTGAAAGATATCGATAAGAACGTGGTGATGATTACCGCGCAGAACCATGGTTTCGCGGTGGATGAAGCAACGCTGCCTGCGAATCTGCGCGTGACGCATAAATCCCTGTTCGACGGCACCCTGCAAGGTATTCACCGTACCGATAAGCCAGCGTTCAGTTTCCAGGGGCACCCGGAAGCGAGCCCAGGCCCGCACGATGCCGCACCGCTGTTCGACCACTTTATCGAGCTTATTGAGCAATATCGTCAGTCCGCGAAATAA
- the dapB gene encoding 4-hydroxy-tetrahydrodipicolinate reductase gives MHDAQIRVAIAGAGGRMGRQLIQAAIAMDGVQLGAALEREGSSLLGSDAGELACAGKTGVTVQSSLDAVKDDFDVFIDFTRPEGTLTHLAFCREHGKGMVIGTTGFDDAGKQAIRDASQEIAIVFAANFSVGVNVMLKLLEKAAKVMGDYTDIEIIEAHHRHKVDAPSGTALAMGEAIASALNKDLKECAVYSREGYTGERVPGTIGFATVRAGDIVGEHTAMFADIGERVEITHKASSRMTFANGAVRSALWLKSKQNGLFDMRDVLNLNEL, from the coding sequence ATGCATGATGCACAAATCCGTGTCGCCATTGCCGGGGCCGGTGGACGTATGGGGCGCCAGTTAATTCAGGCGGCGATTGCAATGGACGGCGTTCAGTTGGGCGCGGCGCTGGAGCGCGAAGGTTCCAGCCTGCTGGGCAGTGATGCGGGCGAACTGGCGTGTGCGGGGAAAACGGGCGTGACCGTTCAGAGCAGCCTCGACGCGGTTAAAGATGATTTTGATGTGTTTATCGATTTTACCCGCCCGGAAGGCACGCTGACGCATCTGGCGTTCTGCCGTGAGCACGGGAAAGGCATGGTTATCGGGACCACCGGTTTTGATGATGCCGGCAAGCAGGCTATTCGCGATGCTTCTCAGGAGATAGCGATTGTCTTTGCCGCCAACTTCAGCGTGGGTGTGAACGTGATGCTGAAGCTGCTGGAGAAAGCGGCCAAAGTGATGGGCGACTATACCGACATCGAAATTATTGAAGCGCACCATCGTCACAAAGTGGATGCGCCATCAGGCACGGCGCTGGCGATGGGTGAGGCGATTGCCTCGGCGCTGAATAAAGATCTGAAAGAGTGCGCGGTTTACAGCCGTGAAGGTTATACCGGTGAGCGCGTGCCGGGCACTATCGGTTTTGCGACCGTGCGTGCGGGCGATATCGTCGGCGAACATACGGCGATGTTCGCCGATATTGGTGAACGCGTTGAGATTACGCACAAAGCGTCCAGCCGCATGACGTTTGCCAATGGCGCGGTGCGTTCGGCTTTATGGCTCAAGTCGAAGCAAAACGGTCTTTTTGATATGCGTGATGTGCTTAATCTTAATGAATTATAG